One window of Aliarcobacter lanthieri genomic DNA carries:
- a CDS encoding DUF350 domain-containing protein encodes MEFGLFLNFLGFFFTAVLLVIAFLYLYAIVTPYDDYNLIFEENNIAAALGFGGAIIGVSIPLYSALEHSVSYIDFTIWGIVAIIIQLVFAFIVTRIGGKLSFNEKINKGVISVGILMAFLSISIGLLNAGSMSY; translated from the coding sequence ATGGAATTTGGACTATTTTTAAATTTTCTAGGATTTTTCTTTACTGCCGTTTTACTAGTAATAGCTTTTCTTTATTTATATGCAATTGTTACTCCATATGATGATTACAATTTAATATTCGAAGAAAATAATATAGCAGCAGCTTTAGGTTTTGGTGGTGCAATTATAGGAGTTTCAATACCTCTTTATAGTGCATTAGAACACTCTGTATCTTATATAGATTTTACTATATGGGGAATTGTTGCTATTATTATTCAACTTGTATTTGCATTTATTGTTACAAGAATTGGGGGAAAATTGTCTTTTAATGAAAAAATAAATAAAGGTGTAATTTCTGTAGGTATTTTAATGGCATTTTTATCAATATCTATTGGATTACTAAATGCTGGTTCAATGAGTTATTAA